The following proteins are co-located in the Triticum aestivum cultivar Chinese Spring chromosome 1A, IWGSC CS RefSeq v2.1, whole genome shotgun sequence genome:
- the LOC123185779 gene encoding uncharacterized protein, whose amino-acid sequence MAAADTEKEKAAVSACTLYRCFCCWHRLCSPRVPRVAPGRDYVCIPAGADDSPAWSLLVGLLSASIPMISEDSVLGLHRFRVARSGRILGRSDDALDTLCTVETTKGCSGIASATAALTPDGRSLCLFSEHLDPGKYSATPRAQQLRLADEATAMSELPRLPQDTCMHCRPVSAAGHLWAPYVYLEYAGKCVLGMQRFCKDADRWEQAGDTFPFHYKSQMSKLWNGDFLQGCAVLPDDTILVSLRPAQGVFLTFNCSDCTWTVVATSDPENTQTAYVPILGPGVYIQGDDETDDDDGAVYFLRDNCVYAYKLRYYQDQEDQRRKLKLEPPTTVDSVCPFYDEGYGFLTHLGGRLMCSVWIGVELQCSCVHLHAIISTFRVRPTSAQQKGIDILHSTCRRLDVLSVALQPTHEFCFLQEYEDHNAMPPATLEYPTSSPVIESSKMLDCCSNFLSVKPGHYEFEEPPEDPAVQINKDLYIICEAHLQTIVYVAKIENGRIGSHDKLLTQKHALVLS is encoded by the exons ATGGCGGCGGCCGACACAGAGAAGGAGAAGGCGGCGGTCAGCGCCTGCACCCTGTACCGATGCTTCTGCTGCTGGCATCGTCTCTGCTCTCCCCGGGTCCCGCGCGTCGCCCCCGGCAGGGACTACGTCTGCATCCCGGCTGGTGCGGATGACAGCCCCGCCTGGTCGCTGCTCGTCGGCCTCCTCTCCGCATCCATCCCTATGATCTCCGAAGACAGCGTCCTGGGCCTGCACCGGTTCCGCGTCGCGCGATCCGGTCGAATCCTCGGCCGGAGCGACGATGCCCTCGACACCCTGTGCACCGTCGAGACCACCAAGGGCTGCAGCGGCATCGCCAGCGCTACCGCCGCGCTGACGCCCGACGGCCGCTCGCTATGCCTCTTCTCCGAGCACCTGGATCCCGGGAAGTACTCGGCGACCCCACGAGCCCAGCAGCTGCGGCTCGCCGACGAAGCCACCGCCATGTCCGAGCTGCCTCGCCTGCCGCAGGACACTTGCATGCATTGCCGCCCCGTCTCGGCCGCCGGCCACCTCTGGGCTCCATACGTCTACTTGGAGTATGCAGGCAAGTGCGTGCTCGGGATGCAACGCTTCTGCAAGGACGCTGACCGGTGGGAGCAGGCCGGGGACACCTTCCCCTTCCACTACAAGAGCCAGATGAGCAAACTGTGGAATGGCGACTTCTTGCAGGGATGCGCCGTGCTCCCCGACGACACCATCTTGGTGTCGCTGCGACCAGCTCAGGGCGTCTTCTTAACCTTCAATTGCTCCGATTGCACCTGGACCGTGGTCGCCACCTCAGACCCAGAGAACACACAGACCGCCTACGTTCCCATCCTGGGCCCTGGTGTGTACATACAAGGAGATGATGAGACAGATGATGATGATGGCGCCGTCTACTTCCTCCGTGACAATTGCGTCTATGCCTACAAGCTGCGCTATTACCAGGACCAGGAGGATCAGCGAAGAAAGCTCAAGCTGGAGCCGCCTACCACTGTCGACTCTGTCTGTCCTTTCTACGATGAAGGGTATGGTTTCCTCACGCACCTGGGCGGTCGACTCATGTGCTCCGTTTGGATCGGGGTGGAGCTCCAGTGCTCATGTGTCCATCTGCACGCCATCATCTCCACCTTCAGAGTTAGACCAACCAGCGCTCAGCAGAAAGGCATCGATATACTGCATTCCACCTGCCGCCGCTTGGATGTGCTCTCTGTTGCACTACAACCGACCCATGAATTCTGCTTCCTACA GGAGTATGAGGACCACAATGCCATGCCGCCTGCAACGCTGGAGTATCCAACCAGCTCTCCCGTCATAGAATCCTCCAAGATGCTTGATTGTTGCAG CAATTTTCTATCTGTAAAGCCGGGACATTACGAGTTTGAGGAGCCTCCTGAGGACCCAGCGGTCCAGATCAACAAGGACCTATATATTATTTGCGAAGCTCACTTGCAGACAATTGTGTATGTTGCCAAAATAGAGAACGGAAGGATTGGATCTCATGATAAACTTCTCACGCAAAAGCATGCCCTGGTCTTATCTTAG
- the LOC123134452 gene encoding VAN3-binding protein — protein MEHFRRGVEFGTAPFQRCHSLSCQMAENTQIDAQKAGIRRKEKSSMRSPKGEEMPVIPEQAMEFLSRTWNPSSSDLFQILTPSCLGASAQDHHGEGETKEDEDGEKELDAIRVDGGKSQLFNQIQTWRVLASGKPGSKQRKTKLNQPIWLNVGQMKALLRGYFLDNVSITGSRRRRRRDELRLHSAQAHAAVSVAQLAAAIAGVVSACDLRGDKKLGAVLASAAALVATVCAEAAESAGANRPRVTSAVKTGLESRSPAELLTLTATAATCLRGAAALKLRAADVRGISTGANGNVNANANAMAMSINASIQKGIALRVCLPCGKVRVRTVSVFPRRGGGAVALRLGRKRLRGAFATYDDHELLGVSTGGGGEAVVDGRRCFAVALSTSAGTVQLLLEDQTHCKVWKAAIEGMLSDANLKHAK, from the exons ATGGAGCATTTCAGGAGAGGAGTTGAGTTTGGGACGGCCCCCTTCCAGAGATGCCACTCCTTGTCCTGTCAAATG GCAGAGAACACGCAGATCGATGCGCAGAAGGCGGGCATCCGTCGCAAGGAAAAGTCGTCGATGCGATCCCCGAAAGGCGAAGAGATGCCCGTGATCCCTGAGCAGGCGATGGAGTTCCTCTCTCGGACATGGAACCCCTCCTCCTCGGATCTCTTTCAAATACTCACTCCCAGT TGCCTAGGAGCATCAGCACAAGACCACCATGGAGAAGGCGAGACAAAGGAAGACGAAGACGGAGAGAAAGAGCTCGATGCGATTCGAGTCGATGGCGGTAAAAGCCAATTGTTCAATCAGATTCAGACGTGG AGAGTTCTGGCCAGTGGGAAGCCTGGCTCCAAGCAGCGCAAGACTAAGCTGAACCAGCCTATATGG CTGAACGTTGGGCAGATGAAGGCGCTCCTGCGCGGCTACTTCCTGGACAACGTCTCCATCAcggggagccggaggcggcggcggcgggacgagcTCCGGCTGCACTCGGCGCAGGCCCACGCGGCCGTCTCGGTGGCCCAGCTCGCCGCGGCCATCGCCGGCGTCGTGTCGGCGTGCGACCTGCGGGGGGACAAGAAGCTGGGCGCGGTGCTCGCGTCGGCCGCCGCGCTGGTGGCCACCGTCTGCGCGGAAGCCGCCGAGTCCGCCGGCGCCAACCGGCCCCGCGTGACCTCCGCCGTGAAGACCGGCCTCGAGAGCCGCTCCCCCGCCGAGCTCCTCACGCTGACCGCCACCGCCGCGACGTGCCTCCGGGGCGCCGCCGCGCTGAAGCTCAGGGCCGCGGACGTCAGAGGGATCAGCACCGGCGCCAATGGTAACGTCAACGCCAACGCCAACGCGATGGCCATGAGCATCAACGCCAGCATCCAGAAAGGCATCGCCCTCAGGGTCTGCCTACCCTGCG GAAAGGTACGGGTGAGGACGGTGTCCGTCTTcccccggcgaggcggcggcgcggtggcgctcAGGCTGGGGAGGAAGCGGCTGCGCGGGGCCTTCGCCACCTACGACGACC ACGAGCTACTCGGGGTGTCGacggggggcggcggcgaggcggtggtCGACGGCCGGAGGTGCTTCGCGGTGGCCCTGAGCACGTCGGCTGGGACGGTGCAGCTGCTGCTGGAGGACCAGACGCACTGCAAGGTCTGGAAGGCCGCCATCGAAGGCATGCTGTCCGATGCAAACCTCAAGCATGCGAAGTGA